AGCTAATACCAAAGCAATCCATACTCGTTTTGAGCGTTCACGTGATTGCGAAAGTGTCAGTAAGAATGCCAAAGCGCACAACACAAAGCAGATTGCTGTTGCCGGAGACATGTGTCCAAGAGAAATACCATTAAGAGAGTCAGTGATAGTAAAACCAAGGTACTCGATACGTGAAAATATTCCCGCGAGAGATGAGAAGAAGAAGATCATTCCTAAGACGGCAACGAGCACACCGATCAATATGCCCACATAGTACATCCTGCGGTTTTGAGGCATGCGACTGCGAAGAGAGAGCGCAATTCCCATCAGCACAAAAAATAACGCTGTGCTTGGCGCCATCGGTATAAGATTTACACCAAAGCTGGTCAAAGAAGGAGATTGGAAAGCCCATCCAAACAGGACGAGAAGCCCCAGACCCGCTGTAACAATCCCGGCAATGAATATGAATATATATCCGGTTCGATGTACGATATGTTCAGAATATTTCATAAAGAGAATTCTTTATAGAGAAACCTTCGCAAGGTTAGTGTTGCCGACATCGATAACGTCGGCTTTTCTTCAACCAATGACCACCTCTCACGGCTGCAACCGTATGTTCGCATTTGTAACAAGTTTGAAATGATAGATGGTTCCACAGTTCATTTCTTATCCAATTCTTCCCACCGGACATGAGTAGCATCCTTATCGAGCCAACGAGAACAATGAAGTACCGTTTTTTGATGATAGATAGTGTAGCGGTCGGGGACTTCATTGTCTCAATGCTCCTTCCCATATACTTTGGTCTGCGATTGAAGTCTTCTCTGAAAAGATATAACAGAAGACACAATCACAAACCTAAAAAACGGCGCTACGGGAACAATGTTCATCGCATATTACGCGCCATAAGCTATAAAGATTGCGGGTTCAATGGTAAGTCATATGAGTGGGTCGTACATTGCAGATGTAGCAAAAGCACGGTCTGGTATACACCCGCTCCCTCTTGAACTCGTAACTCTTGCCAGAAGTTACATGAATTCTTACAAGGAAACAATTCAGGAACCATTCAACTTTAAGTTACATAAACTGCCTGCTGGTCGGATTGAGCACTCTCTGCTCATTTTATGCCTTTTTCTATTCATTTTCACGCTGTAGTTTGCTACGCATTGACTCAAAAAGGATGTAACTTTAGCAGCAATGCATGGGAGTCGTTGACTCATAATATAGGTAACCCAAATTGGAGGATCCTATTTTATGGGCATCAACGGAAAACACGAATATCTTCAAGCGATTCTAGAACGCTCTCATCGAGTCACCAAGAAGCAGAAGCGCAAAATTCTCGATGAGTTCTGTGCTGTTTGTGAATACAATCGCAAATACGCAATCCAACTCCTCAATGGCAGACGAACGAGACCACAGCGACTTCAAAAACAACACCGTGGGCGACCCAAGAAATATGCTGATCCGACTCTCTTAATCGTGCTGAGACGCATTTGGATAGCTTTGAACCTGCCATGTTCCAAGCGACTCAAAGCTGCACTTCCACTGTGGCTCCCATTCTACGCTCTTCAATATCGTACGACGCTGAGCATAAAACAACATGCCTTACTTCTGAGTATCTCACCAGCAACCATCGACCGCTTGATGGTTGCTCTTCGCAACTCTGCACGCAAACAAGGGCTCTGTACTACTAAGCCTGGCTCGCTGCTCAAACAACACATTCCCATCAACACTGATCAATGGGATGTCACTCGTCCTGGCTTCCTCGAAGCTGATACCGTTGCTCATTGTGGTACTTCCACCGAAGGAATGTTCGTCTTTACAGTCAATTGCATCGATTTAGCTGCTTCCTGGCGTGAGCAACGTGCCGTCTGGGGCAAAGGGAAACGTCGTGTCTTACTGGCTCTCCAAGACATCGACACTCGTTGCCTTTCCCACTGCTTGGCTTTGATTGCGATAACGGTTCCGAATTTCTTAATTGGTCCATTCTCAAATACTTCACCAACCGTAAACGCCCTGTGCAATTTACTCGCTCGCGGCCCTATCACAAAAACGATAACGCGCACATAGAAGAAAAGAACTGGACACTCGTCAGACAATACCTCGGCTATCAACGATTGGCGAAACCCTGCTGAGCCGATCAACTCAATGAACTTTTAGCGCTCACAATGGAGGCTCCTGATGAACTTTTTTATCCCTTCTACTAAGCTCATCCGCAAAGAACGTCGAGGTTCTCATATTGTCAAAGTCTACGATCACCCTCAAACTCCTTTCCAACGTCTTCTCATTTCCTCTGTGCTCTCTCGTAAAACAAAAAATATCTTCTAAATATTTATTCTTCTTTGAATCCCTTTTTGCTGCAACAACTGGTCTTTAAGAAAATCGAAGCTCTCCTTGTGCAAGCCGAACACCTTCCACGATATGCTGCAAAAGAACCTCCTTCTTCGTAGTTTTCGGTTACCTTTATTTATGAGGCAACACGTATCTCAGTAAATAAAAGAAAAAATTAATTTCTTATTATTACATTTTTATTTTTTACGTACAATGTTCAGGATCAATTCTAAATTTAGTTTTGTGAAATACCCATGAAGAATATATAAGTGCTGATGTAAAATGTGATTTGAGATTTGTGATTTATTACTGGAGGAACGGAAAATAGACTGCGGACTATTAACAACGAATGACTGATTTCTTGTGGTTGACTGCTGATTACCGTCCATCAATCTGGTACTTTTTCTATAATCGTTCCTGTCTCATCCACGACCCAAACATTCAATATTCCGTTATTATTAAAATCCACAACAGATGTTGCTTGTGCTGTAAATCCCTTTTCATCTGCTGTGAGCACTTCAATTTTGTATCGTGCTTGTCCACCTTCAGCAATTAACTTGGTCTGCTCAAACCCGATCTCTGGTAATAGTTGAGCGTAATGATCATGCTCAAACTTATAGCTTTGTTCCAATGTGTACACTTGCTTAAGCATTAATTTAGCTTCTGTGGTTTTTGCTTTTGTAACGAGTGGAAGCAATTTAGGCAGTGCCAACAACACCAACACACCGATAATAACCAGAACTACCATAAGCTCTGTTAGGGAAAAGCCCTTTCGTTCACTGATTTTATATCGTTTCATAACTACTCCTTTCAAAAACAATTTCAAAATTCTATAACCTATAATTTTAAAATTATAAACAATTTACTTGTTCGGATTCAATATTTGTTTGTGAATAGTACATAGTGGGCTATTTTCACATAGTTAATTATTTAAAAGTTAGATTCCCGTTAGTCTAGACACGTTGGAAGGGGAATCCAAAATAGCCACTACCGATTTGTCTATTGGATTTTGCAATTCATTTATTTTATTGAATTGATACCCCACATTTGAAAGATGGTGTTTGTGTGTGGTGAACAACCGGTAGAGTTTACTTAATACTATGGGTTTTTTCTGTTTGAGTCAACAGGGCAAAACGGATGAATGAAGGGGTCAATAAAAAAAGCCTCGATTTCCGGTATATTAGATTGAGACTTTGTTAAATCATTCTATGATCTATTACGCTGCATTTACGCTACTTAAAGATTCCGCGGGAATGTTCATTTCTTTGCTTAGTTTCCGTGTCATATTAAGAGAAAGCGAACGCATATTATTAAAAATCTCTGTAACCCTGTTTCTTCCACCGATTTAAATAGCGAAACTCCCTCACAACTTGAGACCACCTCTCCGACCGCTCTCAGCGATCGGAGAGGTAATGATTGTGTCCAATCATTTCATCCTGATTTGGAACAGAGCTTCATCCACTTCATCACTCTTCACGAGGAATTGATAATAGATTTAAAACCTTTCAATCTTATTATTACTTGAGAATATCCGTGTCGTTAAGGAGAAATACTATGCGTTACTTTATTATTCGTTCCGACAGAGCGTAATCCTCCCTAAGCGTCTGACATCTGGTAGTGTATCAGGCGCTTTAGTTTTTGATAAGAAACGTACTTTACGCGTTATTTAAAAAAATCCTGTGTAGTTTTAGTCATCGCGCTGGCTGGCGAAATGACTTGAATATTGTAGCAAACTAACGCTTGTTACATTCTCAGGCCTCCGACTTATTGACAATGATTTTAATCAGAGCTACATTATCACCAAGTAGTTGCGGCTGGGCTGGGTACGTTAAGCGTGGCGAATAGAAGCATCATTCATTATAAGAGTTTCTTCCGAATAAACTTTAGAAATAGAAACACGCTTCGCGTGTTACATTATCAGGCCTCCGGCTGTGGAGGTACTAAGCATCTACTACTTTTCTCCATCTTCAAAGAAAATCCTAAAATGATAGAATACAGGTCTGCCTATCATGTATTTAAAGAACAAAACATGGACAATGTCTATAGCTTATGCTAATATGCATAAATAATAGAATTACTCTATCTAAGCAGTAGTTATACCGCTTGCGACATTAAAAATATATCATAGAGGTAACAGTGAGCATTAGCAAGTATCAAACATTATTAAATATTCTAGATCGAATCAGATCTGAGGCAACGCCTCGATATGAAAAAAAATACAATCCTGCGTCGGAAATTGAAGCTATCAATCAAGCAAGGTCTCGTGCGTTTATACACCTTTATTTAAAGGTTAGTTTCGGATTATTAGAGTTCGAAGATCGGGAGCACTTTGTCACAGATGGAGCATATGATGGAGGAATAGATGGATACTACATTAATAATGAAAATAAAACTATCTATTTTATACAATCAAAATTTCGAACGACTGAAGATAATTTTGAAAATAAAAAGATAGAGCTTGAAGAAATCCTGAGAATGGATATAAATAGAATACTTGAAGGTGAAGCAAACGATGAACAAGGTAATGATTACAGCGGGAAAATAAAACAACTGCAACGAGAAATTTCTACATTAGACAATATTGCAAGATATTCGTATCGAGTCATTATTATCGCAAACTTGTTTGGAATACAAGAATCGAAGTTAAGGACTTTATGCGGTGGATATGCAGTTGAAGTACTAAATTGTGATAAATGCTATGAGCAACTTGTGTTTCCGGTTATATCGGGTACATATTTTAACGCTTCAGATATGAATATTTTTATTGACTTGAGCAATAAAAGTGCCGGGAGTAAAATCAGCTATAATGTGCAGACTAAAAATAATGAATGTGAAATTACTGTGCTCTTCGTTCCTACCTTAGAAATTGGTAGAATAATGAGTAAGTATAAAAACTCAATATTGAAATTTAATCCAAGAAGTTATTTAGAGCTCGAGGGACAAAAGGTAAATGAGGCGATAAAAGAAACTATACTAAGCAAAGACACAAACGAGTTTGCCTTGTTTAATAACGGTATAACAATGTTATCTGATGAGACATATATTAATGAAAAAATAGGGCAAAAAAATAAAGCACAATTGAGTATTAAGAATCCCCAAATTATCAATGGTGGACAAACGGCATTTACTCTAAGCCGAATATTCGATAAGCACAAGAACAATAACGTTGAACAAATATTTCATAATAAAGAAGTTCTGCTTAAAGTAATAACTTTGATCGGAAGCAAAGGTCGTGTAGACACAATATCATTAATAGACGAGATCTCTATCGCAACGAATCAGCAAACTCCAGTAATCATCGCTGATAGATTCTCGAATTCAGATATCCATGCTACGATCCAGAAATGCCTCTTCGAACGTTATGGTATACTTTATGAACGAAAACGAGGAGAGTTTGGCGACGGTCTTTATAATCAATATGTTCATTCAGAGCAGATCATAGAACGAAACCTGTTTTTCAGAATATACTATTCTGCAAACGGTGATATTAATAAAGGCATCCAAAAGAAATTGTTTATTCGCCAAGATTTTACACTTGAGACATTAAAGCAAGTTGATAAATTTGACAATTTCTATTTTGGATTCCTTTGCTTTAAGGAATTGATAAAAGGAAGACGGCCATTCGAAAAAATGCAAAAAGATATCTACGGAATGGTTTATGCAATGACAAAGATGTACAAACCAACAACGGTTGAGCAATATGAGTCAGCCATTGCTGGAAGCTTGCCAGAATTTAAAAGTTTGTGGAAAGTTTTTATTAGTTCTACCGGAGCTAATAACAAGAAATATTATCGAACATTTATCGACAGGGAAACAAGACAACCACGATCTGCATTCAGTGAGAACCGATGGTATAAAAGCAAAGATTTTCAACCAAATGTGCGTAAGTATTTTGATAATCCTACTGCCCATTGTTCAAAATTGAATGACAGTAGCGATACTTGTTCTAGCTCAGATACTACCATAGAAAAGACAGTCTAATGTCAAAAAAATGCGCAAGCGGTATAACCAGGCGCTCAAGCTGACGGTTGAGAGCTGGGTACATTAAACATGGCGGGCATAGGTTTTAGTCTTAATAATTTCTTTTTCAGCATGAACTATAGATATAGAGACACGCTTCGCGTGTCACAGTTACAGGGCTCCGCCTCGATTTATTGGGAGTCGGTCCGTTAGGGCACAATTTTTCAGGAGACTTGATGGATAACGTGTCTGGATGGTTTGCGAAAGCATACCTTATAAATATTTTCGTTATTAGTGCATCATTTTCACAAATAAATAGTGCAAGTAATGCCACTGATCTTCAAAATGCCCCTTGCAGTTTATATAAATTGAGTCTTGGCATTGGTGTTGGAACAATGGATGTTAGCGGAACAGCATCATTTGCATACGACTTTTCGGGTCAGTTTCTTTCCATACATGCTGTTGCAACAGACGAATTTAAACTTTTTGGCGACAATCCAGTAGAACGTATCGGAGATATAGGCATCCTTTATGGAGTATCCGCTCGATGGGGTAAATGGTATGCTTCAACTGGTGCCGGCATTAGCTATGTACACTCTATTAATCGAGGTAAACTGATACGTAGGGC
The nucleotide sequence above comes from Ignavibacteriales bacterium. Encoded proteins:
- a CDS encoding prepilin-type N-terminal cleavage/methylation domain-containing protein; its protein translation is MKRYKISERKGFSLTELMVVLVIIGVLVLLALPKLLPLVTKAKTTEAKLMLKQVYTLEQSYKFEHDHYAQLLPEIGFEQTKLIAEGGQARYKIEVLTADEKGFTAQATSVVDFNNNGILNVWVVDETGTIIEKVPD
- a CDS encoding AIPR family protein → MSISKYQTLLNILDRIRSEATPRYEKKYNPASEIEAINQARSRAFIHLYLKVSFGLLEFEDREHFVTDGAYDGGIDGYYINNENKTIYFIQSKFRTTEDNFENKKIELEEILRMDINRILEGEANDEQGNDYSGKIKQLQREISTLDNIARYSYRVIIIANLFGIQESKLRTLCGGYAVEVLNCDKCYEQLVFPVISGTYFNASDMNIFIDLSNKSAGSKISYNVQTKNNECEITVLFVPTLEIGRIMSKYKNSILKFNPRSYLELEGQKVNEAIKETILSKDTNEFALFNNGITMLSDETYINEKIGQKNKAQLSIKNPQIINGGQTAFTLSRIFDKHKNNNVEQIFHNKEVLLKVITLIGSKGRVDTISLIDEISIATNQQTPVIIADRFSNSDIHATIQKCLFERYGILYERKRGEFGDGLYNQYVHSEQIIERNLFFRIYYSANGDINKGIQKKLFIRQDFTLETLKQVDKFDNFYFGFLCFKELIKGRRPFEKMQKDIYGMVYAMTKMYKPTTVEQYESAIAGSLPEFKSLWKVFISSTGANNKKYYRTFIDRETRQPRSAFSENRWYKSKDFQPNVRKYFDNPTAHCSKLNDSSDTCSSSDTTIEKTV